The following are from one region of the Bacillus sp. (in: firmicutes) genome:
- the hrcA gene encoding heat-inducible transcriptional repressor HrcA, with protein sequence MLTDRQLLILQVIIDDFIHSAQAVGSRTIAKKDDISFSPATIRNDMADLEEMGFIEKPHTSSGRIPSEKGYRFYVDHLLSPTALNMEELATIRSLFDSKIYEIEMVAKKSAKLLSEFTNYTTIVLGPEHFETRLKQIEMIPLNRESVVAIIVTDTGHVEHQAIKMPEGLDSSELEKLVNILNEQLKGCPIIELQDRIQKELVSVIKKNVYDYDRVFDLISNIFGHKKAEKVFYGGKTNMFSQPEFNDIHKIRSLLSVIEQESVIYNLFKAKNAGITVKIGQENQLEEMQNCSVITATYSIGNEPMGTIAILGPTRMEYSRVISLLNIFSQDLTKVLTSLYQNGS encoded by the coding sequence ATGCTAACAGATCGTCAGCTGCTAATTTTGCAAGTGATTATTGATGACTTTATTCACTCTGCACAAGCTGTTGGCTCTAGGACAATAGCCAAAAAGGATGATATCTCGTTTAGTCCAGCAACGATTCGCAACGATATGGCTGATTTAGAGGAAATGGGATTTATCGAAAAACCACATACATCTTCAGGGCGTATTCCTTCAGAAAAAGGATACCGATTTTATGTAGATCACTTGTTGTCACCGACAGCGTTAAACATGGAAGAGCTAGCGACGATTCGTTCTCTATTTGATAGTAAAATATATGAAATCGAAATGGTTGCTAAAAAGTCTGCAAAGCTTCTTTCTGAGTTTACGAATTATACAACGATTGTATTAGGACCTGAGCATTTCGAAACTCGTCTTAAGCAAATTGAAATGATTCCTTTAAATCGTGAAAGTGTAGTAGCGATTATTGTTACCGATACAGGACATGTTGAACATCAAGCAATTAAAATGCCAGAAGGACTAGATTCGTCCGAATTAGAAAAGCTTGTCAATATCTTAAATGAGCAATTAAAAGGGTGTCCAATCATTGAGCTTCAAGACCGCATTCAAAAAGAGCTAGTCAGCGTTATTAAAAAGAATGTGTATGATTATGACCGTGTGTTTGATTTAATCAGCAATATATTTGGTCATAAAAAAGCCGAAAAAGTATTTTATGGTGGAAAAACGAATATGTTCTCACAACCTGAGTTCAATGATATTCATAAAATACGCTCATTGCTATCGGTTATTGAGCAAGAAAGTGTAATTTATAATTTGTTCAAAGCAAAGAATGCCGGAATCACTGTGAAAATCGGTCAGGAAAACCAATTAGAAGAAATGCAAAATTGCAGTGTTATTACTGCAACGTATTCAATTGGAAATGAACCGATGGGAACAATCGCTATTTTAGGTCCGACAAGGATGGAGTATTCGAGAGTTATTTCATTATTAAACATCTTTTCTCAAGATTTAACGAAGGTATTAACTTCCCTGTATCAAAATGGATCGTAA
- the grpE gene encoding nucleotide exchange factor GrpE encodes MVNKDYSQKVENNSEELEELKEVNDAEVTVETDSNTPHTEQNEQPIGEQQEPLQEVEQAAELTAEQPEIERLQQELDERQNRILRMQADLENYRRRVRLDQEAAAKYRAQSLIEHLLPALDNFERALNIEAKEDETKQVLKGLEMVYRQLQEALKTEGLEIIEAVDKEFDPNFHQAVMQVEDSNYGSNIVIEEFQKGYILKDRVIRPTMVKVNQ; translated from the coding sequence ATGGTTAATAAAGACTATTCGCAAAAAGTAGAAAATAATAGTGAAGAATTAGAAGAATTAAAGGAAGTAAATGATGCAGAAGTAACTGTTGAAACTGATAGCAACACTCCGCATACAGAGCAAAATGAACAACCTATAGGTGAACAGCAAGAGCCTTTACAAGAGGTGGAACAAGCAGCGGAGCTCACTGCAGAGCAACCCGAAATCGAGAGATTACAACAAGAACTTGATGAAAGGCAAAACAGAATCTTACGTATGCAGGCAGACCTTGAAAATTATCGACGCCGCGTCCGTTTAGACCAAGAGGCAGCGGCAAAATATCGTGCTCAAAGTTTAATTGAACATTTACTTCCGGCACTCGATAATTTCGAGAGGGCCTTAAATATAGAGGCGAAAGAAGATGAAACAAAACAAGTTTTAAAAGGGTTGGAGATGGTTTATCGTCAATTGCAGGAAGCGTTAAAAACGGAGGGGTTAGAAATAATCGAAGCGGTTGACAAGGAATTTGATCCTAATTTCCACCAAGCTGTCATGCAAGTTGAAGATAGCAATTATGGTTCCAACATAGTAATTGAGGAATTTCAAAAGGGTTATATTTTAAAGGACAGGGTTATTCGTCCAACAATGGTCAAAGTTAATCAGTAA
- the dnaK gene encoding molecular chaperone DnaK yields MSKIIGIDLGTTNSCVAVMEGGEPKVIPNPEGNRTTPSVVAFKNGERQVGEVAKRQSITNPNTILSIKRHMGTDYKTEIEGKSYTPQELSAAILQHLKSYAEEYLGEPVTRAVITVPAYFNDAERQATKDAGKIAGLEVERIINEPTAAALAYGLDKEDENHTILVYDLGGGTFDVSILELGDGIFEVKATAGDNRLGGDDFDQVVIDYLVAEFRKENGIDLSKDKMALQRLKDAAEKAKKDLSGVTSTQISLPFITAGEAGPLHLEMNLTRAKFEELSADLVDRTMGPVRRAIQDAGISKSEIDKVILVGGSTRIPAVVEAIKNEVGKDPSKGVNPDEVVALGAAIQGGVLTGDVKDVVLLDVTPLSLGIETMGGVFTKLIDRNTTIPTSKSQIFSTAADSQTAVDIHVLQGERPMAADNKTLGRFQLTDIPPAPRGIPQIEVSFDIDANGIVNVRATDKGTGKEQSITIQSSTTLSDEEIDRMVKEAEANAEADKQRKEEAELRNEADQLVFATDKTLKDLGDKVDEADKKNAEEAKDALKQAIEKNNLDEIRAKKDALQEIVQQLSVKLYEQAAQEAQANEAGGAGANAKDDNVVDAEFTEVNEEEAKK; encoded by the coding sequence ATGAGTAAAATTATTGGTATTGATTTAGGGACAACAAACTCTTGTGTAGCGGTGATGGAAGGCGGCGAGCCAAAGGTTATTCCAAATCCCGAAGGAAACCGTACGACTCCGTCAGTTGTTGCATTTAAAAATGGCGAACGCCAAGTTGGTGAAGTGGCTAAACGCCAATCGATTACAAATCCAAACACGATTTTATCAATCAAACGTCATATGGGAACAGATTACAAAACAGAAATAGAAGGAAAATCATACACACCTCAAGAACTTTCTGCAGCTATTTTGCAGCACTTAAAATCATATGCTGAGGAATATTTAGGGGAGCCAGTTACAAGAGCTGTTATTACCGTACCGGCTTATTTTAATGATGCTGAGCGTCAAGCAACGAAAGATGCTGGTAAAATTGCTGGTCTTGAAGTTGAACGCATAATAAATGAGCCAACTGCTGCAGCACTTGCCTATGGTCTTGATAAAGAAGATGAAAACCACACCATTTTAGTATATGACCTTGGTGGTGGTACTTTTGATGTTTCCATTCTAGAATTAGGTGATGGTATTTTTGAAGTAAAAGCAACAGCTGGGGATAATCGCCTTGGTGGAGACGATTTTGACCAAGTGGTTATTGATTACTTAGTAGCAGAATTTAGAAAAGAAAACGGCATTGACCTTTCTAAGGATAAAATGGCTCTACAACGCTTAAAAGATGCTGCTGAAAAAGCGAAAAAAGATTTATCAGGTGTTACTTCAACGCAAATTTCATTACCATTTATCACTGCAGGTGAAGCTGGTCCATTGCATTTAGAAATGAATCTTACACGTGCTAAATTTGAAGAGCTTTCAGCTGATTTAGTGGACAGAACAATGGGGCCTGTTCGTCGCGCCATTCAAGATGCGGGAATTTCAAAGAGTGAGATTGACAAAGTAATCCTAGTTGGTGGCTCAACACGTATTCCGGCTGTTGTAGAAGCAATTAAAAATGAAGTTGGAAAAGACCCAAGTAAAGGTGTTAACCCGGATGAGGTAGTTGCTCTAGGTGCCGCTATCCAAGGTGGCGTTTTAACGGGTGATGTAAAGGATGTTGTCTTACTAGACGTAACTCCACTTTCATTAGGTATTGAAACGATGGGTGGCGTATTTACGAAGTTAATAGATCGCAATACAACAATTCCGACAAGTAAGTCACAAATTTTCTCAACTGCTGCTGATAGTCAAACAGCTGTGGATATCCATGTGCTTCAAGGGGAACGCCCAATGGCAGCAGATAATAAAACATTAGGACGCTTCCAATTAACTGATATTCCGCCAGCACCGCGTGGCATTCCGCAAATCGAAGTATCATTTGATATTGATGCGAACGGAATTGTGAATGTACGTGCGACTGACAAAGGAACTGGTAAAGAGCAATCAATTACGATTCAATCATCAACAACTTTATCTGATGAAGAAATTGATAGAATGGTAAAAGAGGCTGAAGCAAATGCCGAAGCTGATAAACAACGTAAAGAAGAAGCGGAACTTCGCAACGAAGCGGACCAGCTTGTATTTGCGACAGATAAAACATTAAAGGATTTAGGCGATAAGGTTGATGAAGCCGATAAGAAAAACGCTGAAGAAGCTAAAGATGCATTAAAACAAGCGATTGAAAAGAACAATCTTGATGAAATCCGTGCGAAAAAAGATGCGTTGCAAGAGATTGTTCAACAGCTTTCCGTCAAGCTTTATGAGCAGGCAGCGCAAGAAGCACAAGCAAACGAAGCTGGCGGTGCAGGTGCGAACGCAAAGGATGATAATGTCGTTGATGCTGAATTTACTGAAGTGAATGAAGAGGAAGCTAAAAAATAA
- the dnaJ gene encoding molecular chaperone DnaJ → MSKRDYYEVLGVAKDASKDEIKKAYRQLARKYHPDVNKEADATEKFKEITEAYEVLSDDAKRTQYDQFGHANPNQGGFGGFEGADFGGFGDIFDMFFGGGGSRRRDPNAPRQGADLQYTMTLDFKEAAFGKETDLEIPKEEECDTCHGSGAKPGTKPETCTHCNGSGQLNVEQNTPFGRIVNRRVCHYCNGTGKMIKEKCSTCGGAGKVKRRKKIHVKIPAGVDEGQQMRVSGQGEPGVNGGPPGDLYVVFHVKPHEFFERDGEDIYCEMPITFVQAALGDEIEVPTLHGKVKLKIPTGTQTGTNFRLRGKGVPNVRGYGQGDQHIKIRVVTPTNLNNRQKELFRELAELSGDEGPTEHDDSFFAKVKRAFKG, encoded by the coding sequence ATGAGTAAACGAGACTATTATGAAGTCCTCGGAGTGGCGAAAGATGCCTCAAAAGATGAAATAAAAAAGGCCTATCGTCAGCTTGCAAGAAAATATCACCCAGATGTAAATAAAGAAGCGGACGCTACAGAGAAATTTAAAGAAATCACAGAAGCGTATGAAGTTTTAAGTGATGATGCAAAGCGTACACAATATGACCAATTTGGTCATGCAAATCCAAATCAAGGCGGTTTTGGTGGCTTTGAAGGCGCCGACTTTGGTGGATTTGGTGATATTTTCGATATGTTTTTCGGTGGCGGTGGCTCAAGAAGACGCGATCCTAATGCCCCTAGACAAGGTGCGGACTTGCAATATACGATGACTTTAGATTTTAAAGAAGCTGCCTTTGGGAAAGAAACAGATTTAGAGATTCCAAAGGAAGAAGAATGCGATACATGCCATGGCAGTGGTGCAAAGCCTGGCACAAAGCCTGAGACTTGTACACATTGTAATGGATCAGGCCAACTTAATGTTGAACAAAATACACCATTTGGCCGCATTGTCAATCGCCGTGTTTGCCATTATTGTAATGGAACTGGAAAAATGATTAAAGAAAAATGTTCGACATGTGGCGGTGCAGGTAAAGTGAAAAGGCGCAAAAAAATTCACGTTAAAATTCCTGCCGGTGTTGATGAAGGTCAACAAATGCGTGTTTCTGGTCAAGGGGAGCCAGGTGTAAATGGGGGACCTCCTGGCGATTTATATGTCGTCTTCCATGTGAAGCCACATGAATTTTTTGAACGTGATGGGGAAGATATTTACTGTGAAATGCCAATTACCTTTGTTCAAGCTGCCCTTGGTGATGAAATTGAAGTGCCAACATTGCACGGAAAGGTAAAATTAAAAATTCCTACTGGAACACAAACAGGAACAAATTTCCGCTTGAGAGGGAAAGGTGTTCCAAATGTTAGGGGTTATGGGCAAGGCGATCAGCATATTAAAATTCGTGTTGTCACACCAACGAATTTGAATAATCGCCAAAAAGAACTATTCCGAGAGCTAGCGGAACTTAGCGGGGATGAAGGACCAACCGAACATGATGATAGTTTTTTTGCAAAAGTAAAAAGAGCATTTAAAGGTTAG
- the prmA gene encoding 50S ribosomal protein L11 methyltransferase, giving the protein MKWSEMSIHTTQEAVEAISNILHEAGAGGVAIEDPADLVKVREQKFGEIYDLNPADYPEEGVIIKAYLPVTSSFAEMVESIKAAINNLVEYGIDLGLNTIKIDEVNEEDWSTAWKQYYHPIKISERVTIVPTWEEYEPETSEEIIVELDPGMAFGTGTHPTTVMCIQALEKVMPNGAHVIDVGTGSGVLSIVAAKLGASKVDAYDLDEVAVNSAIENVELNKVQQIVTVKQNNLIENINAEADCIVANILAEIILLFVDDAAKKVKKGGLFITSGIINTKQEEVEKALVKAGFEIEEILQMEDWVAIIARNK; this is encoded by the coding sequence ATGAAATGGTCTGAAATGAGTATACATACGACGCAAGAAGCGGTTGAAGCAATTTCTAATATTCTTCATGAGGCAGGTGCTGGTGGGGTTGCGATAGAAGACCCAGCGGATCTTGTAAAGGTTAGAGAACAAAAATTTGGTGAGATTTATGATCTCAATCCAGCTGATTATCCTGAAGAGGGGGTTATTATAAAAGCCTATCTTCCAGTAACAAGTTCTTTTGCAGAGATGGTCGAATCGATTAAAGCAGCGATAAACAACCTTGTAGAATATGGAATTGATCTTGGTTTAAATACAATTAAAATTGATGAAGTAAATGAGGAGGATTGGTCAACAGCTTGGAAGCAATATTACCATCCTATTAAAATTTCTGAACGGGTTACGATTGTTCCAACATGGGAGGAATATGAGCCGGAAACAAGCGAGGAAATCATCGTTGAATTGGACCCAGGCATGGCCTTTGGAACAGGGACACACCCAACAACTGTCATGTGCATTCAAGCGCTAGAAAAAGTAATGCCAAATGGCGCACATGTGATTGATGTGGGTACTGGCTCAGGTGTCCTTAGTATTGTAGCCGCTAAATTAGGAGCAAGTAAAGTCGATGCCTATGACCTCGATGAAGTCGCTGTCAATAGTGCGATTGAGAATGTGGAACTGAATAAAGTGCAACAGATTGTTACCGTTAAGCAAAATAATTTGATAGAAAATATTAATGCGGAAGCGGATTGTATAGTCGCTAATATACTAGCTGAAATTATTTTGCTCTTTGTTGATGATGCCGCTAAAAAAGTGAAAAAAGGTGGATTATTTATCACTTCTGGCATTATCAATACGAAGCAGGAAGAAGTGGAAAAAGCCCTTGTCAAAGCCGGATTTGAAATCGAAGAAATTTTGCAAATGGAAGATTGGGTTGCGATTATTGCTAGAAATAAATAA
- a CDS encoding 16S rRNA (uracil(1498)-N(3))-methyltransferase, giving the protein MQRYFVKNEQIKDEIIKIAGEDAHHISRVMRMKTGDAVICCSEDGQVARCEIQEITDDLCFASIVEWIDENKELPVFVTIAQGLPKGDKVELIVQKGTEMGASSFLPFFASRSIVKWDEKKGRKKVERLEKIAKEAAEQSHRTRIPEIREPIDFKTLLKMSSQYKYKIVAYEEDAKHGEKKNLSSVLSKLTKNDSLLAVIGPEGGLTEEEIAKLLDNGFITCSLGQRILRTETAPLYLLAAVSYHTELLG; this is encoded by the coding sequence GTGCAAAGATATTTTGTGAAAAATGAGCAAATAAAGGATGAAATTATAAAAATTGCGGGTGAGGATGCCCATCATATTTCGCGGGTAATGAGGATGAAGACGGGGGATGCGGTTATTTGCTGTTCAGAGGATGGCCAAGTTGCCCGTTGTGAAATCCAAGAAATAACTGATGACTTATGTTTCGCCTCTATTGTAGAATGGATAGATGAGAATAAGGAATTGCCTGTATTTGTTACAATTGCCCAAGGACTGCCAAAGGGTGATAAGGTAGAGCTGATTGTCCAAAAAGGAACAGAAATGGGAGCCTCCTCTTTTCTACCTTTTTTTGCATCACGCTCTATTGTGAAGTGGGATGAAAAAAAGGGAAGAAAAAAGGTTGAAAGGCTTGAAAAGATTGCTAAAGAAGCAGCAGAACAATCGCATCGGACAAGGATTCCGGAAATTAGAGAGCCGATTGATTTTAAAACGCTGTTAAAGATGAGCAGTCAGTACAAATATAAGATTGTTGCTTACGAAGAGGATGCAAAACATGGAGAAAAGAAGAATCTTTCTTCCGTTCTCTCAAAGTTAACTAAAAATGACTCCTTATTAGCAGTAATTGGACCAGAAGGCGGTTTAACAGAAGAAGAGATTGCGAAGCTACTTGACAATGGCTTCATTACATGTAGTCTAGGCCAAAGGATTTTAAGAACAGAAACAGCCCCTTTATACCTACTAGCAGCTGTTTCCTATCATACTGAATTATTGGGGTGA
- the mtaB gene encoding tRNA (N(6)-L-threonylcarbamoyladenosine(37)-C(2))-methylthiotransferase MtaB, which yields MPSVAFYTLGCKVNHYETEGIWQLFQDAGYERVDFEKMADVYIINTCTVTNTGDKKSRQIIRRAIRKNPEAVICVTGCYAQTAPAEILEIPGVDIVIGTQDRVNLLEYVRQYEKNREPINGVGNIMKARVFEELDVPAFTDRTRASLKIQEGCNNFCTFCIIPWARGLLRSRLPEDVLKQAQQLVDAGYKEIVLTGIHTGGYGEDLKDYNFAMLLRELDQKVDGLKRIRISSIEASQITDEVIEVLDQSNKIVRHLHIPLQSGSNTVLQRMRRKYTTEFFVERLNRLKEALPGLAVTSDVIVGFPGETEEEFMETYNLIRDNKFSELHVFPYSKRTGTPAARMEDQVDEDVKNDRVHRLITLSDQLAKEYASNYEGEVLEVIPEEQITEGTDRNDLYAGYTDNYLRVVFAGRDDMIGQIVKVKITKAGYPNNEGEFVSVVTDEVENQVKIG from the coding sequence ATGCCATCAGTGGCTTTCTATACATTAGGCTGTAAAGTAAATCATTATGAAACAGAAGGAATCTGGCAGCTTTTTCAAGATGCTGGCTATGAGCGTGTCGATTTTGAGAAAATGGCAGATGTTTATATTATTAATACATGTACGGTAACAAATACGGGTGATAAAAAAAGCCGGCAAATTATTAGAAGGGCAATTCGCAAAAATCCTGAGGCTGTCATTTGTGTGACAGGCTGTTACGCACAAACGGCACCTGCTGAAATATTAGAAATTCCTGGTGTCGATATTGTTATCGGTACTCAAGACCGTGTTAACTTGCTAGAATATGTCCGTCAGTATGAAAAAAACCGGGAGCCAATCAATGGCGTTGGCAATATTATGAAAGCGAGAGTTTTTGAGGAATTAGATGTTCCCGCTTTTACAGACAGAACGAGGGCGTCATTGAAAATTCAAGAAGGCTGCAACAACTTCTGTACTTTTTGTATTATTCCTTGGGCGCGTGGACTATTGCGTTCCCGTTTACCAGAAGATGTGCTTAAACAAGCACAGCAATTAGTTGATGCTGGCTATAAGGAAATTGTTTTAACTGGTATTCATACAGGTGGCTATGGCGAGGATTTGAAGGATTATAATTTTGCAATGCTATTGCGCGAATTGGATCAAAAGGTTGACGGCTTAAAACGGATTCGGATTTCATCGATTGAAGCAAGCCAAATTACTGATGAAGTGATTGAGGTTTTGGATCAGTCTAATAAGATTGTCCGTCATTTACACATTCCGCTGCAATCGGGTTCTAATACGGTCTTACAACGGATGCGCCGCAAGTATACAACAGAGTTTTTTGTTGAACGTTTGAATCGATTGAAGGAAGCTCTTCCGGGTTTGGCAGTTACATCTGACGTCATTGTTGGTTTTCCAGGTGAAACAGAAGAAGAATTTATGGAAACTTATAATCTAATTCGTGATAATAAATTCTCTGAATTACATGTGTTTCCTTATTCAAAACGGACGGGCACCCCAGCAGCTCGGATGGAAGACCAAGTGGATGAAGATGTTAAAAACGATCGTGTCCATCGTTTGATAACATTGTCAGATCAATTGGCAAAAGAGTATGCATCTAACTACGAAGGTGAGGTCCTTGAAGTCATTCCTGAAGAGCAAATTACAGAAGGAACTGACCGTAATGACCTTTACGCGGGTTACACAGACAATTATTTACGTGTTGTATTCGCTGGAAGAGACGATATGATTGGTCAAATTGTCAAGGTGAAAATTACAAAGGCCGGCTATCCTAATAACGAAGGGGAATTTGTCAGCGTTGTAACAGACGAGGTTGAGAATCAAGTTAAAATTGGTTAA
- the deoC gene encoding deoxyribose-phosphate aldolase yields the protein MLQNIANIIDHTALKADTTKEQIIKLCEEAKEYGFFSVCVNPAWVRLAAEQLQGSDVKVCTVIGFPLGASTSETKAFETKDAIEKGADEVDMVINIGALKDKNDDLVEQDIKAVVEAAHGKALVKVIIETSLLTEAEKVRACQLAVKADADFVKTSTGFSTGGATVEDIKLMRETVGPDIGVKASGGVRDRDGALRMIEAGATRIGASAGIAIVKDEQSNVSY from the coding sequence ATGTTACAAAATATTGCCAATATAATTGACCATACAGCATTAAAGGCAGATACAACGAAGGAACAAATTATCAAGTTATGTGAGGAGGCTAAGGAGTATGGCTTTTTCTCAGTTTGTGTAAATCCTGCTTGGGTAAGACTAGCAGCAGAACAATTACAGGGCTCTGATGTGAAGGTTTGTACTGTCATTGGTTTTCCGCTAGGGGCCTCAACGTCTGAGACAAAAGCATTCGAAACAAAGGATGCTATTGAAAAAGGTGCTGATGAAGTTGATATGGTAATTAATATCGGTGCTCTTAAAGACAAAAATGATGACTTAGTTGAGCAGGATATTAAGGCGGTCGTTGAAGCTGCTCATGGAAAAGCACTCGTAAAAGTAATCATTGAGACTAGTTTGTTAACAGAAGCAGAAAAAGTTCGAGCATGTCAGCTTGCTGTAAAAGCGGATGCAGATTTTGTAAAAACATCGACAGGTTTTTCGACAGGTGGTGCTACTGTAGAAGACATTAAACTAATGCGGGAAACGGTCGGTCCGGATATAGGCGTAAAGGCATCAGGTGGTGTCCGTGATCGTGATGGAGCGTTGCGGATGATTGAAGCTGGTGCGACAAGAATAGGTGCCAGCGCGGGTATTGCAATTGTTAAAGATGAGCAATCTAATGTAAGTTATTAA
- a CDS encoding Na/Pi cotransporter family protein: MIEIFTLFAIFIAIFLYGMTVMRIGLYNLSHKKLRQFLITMTDTPLKGMIIGTIITAILQSSSAVMVLTIGFIAAGLLTFKQSIGIILGTNIGTTFTTEFITIDLIYYATMPFLVIGALLLFTRKLLSFNIGAILFGLGCLFVAMNGFENLAKPLASIPVIHSSIEMSNENNLIGVGLGTLLTAVIQSSTATTGIIMGFMSENLVTLSSGIAIVLGANIGTCVTAFIASIGANIESKLAAYAHIWLNIFGVLLFFPFIKFLGLAASTLTSLPDVQLAHVSVIFNVLSSMIALPLAGLLAQFIMRVHGRQA; the protein is encoded by the coding sequence ATGATAGAGATTTTTACGCTATTTGCAATTTTTATTGCAATTTTTTTATATGGTATGACAGTCATGCGGATTGGGCTTTATAATTTATCCCATAAAAAGTTGCGCCAATTTTTAATAACGATGACTGACACACCACTAAAAGGAATGATCATTGGCACGATTATTACAGCCATCTTACAAAGTAGTTCAGCTGTTATGGTACTTACCATCGGCTTCATTGCCGCAGGATTGTTAACGTTCAAACAGTCTATCGGGATTATTCTCGGGACAAATATCGGAACAACTTTTACAACTGAATTTATCACAATTGATCTTATTTACTATGCGACTATGCCGTTTTTGGTTATTGGCGCGTTATTATTGTTTACAAGAAAATTGCTTTCTTTTAATATAGGTGCAATCCTGTTTGGGCTTGGCTGTCTTTTTGTTGCGATGAATGGGTTTGAAAATCTTGCGAAACCGCTTGCATCGATTCCTGTTATCCACTCATCAATTGAAATGTCAAACGAAAATAACTTAATCGGGGTCGGACTAGGTACGTTATTAACAGCGGTTATTCAATCTAGTACCGCAACTACGGGTATTATCATGGGCTTTATGAGTGAAAATTTAGTAACATTATCTTCTGGAATCGCCATCGTTCTTGGGGCCAATATCGGCACATGTGTAACAGCTTTTATTGCCAGCATCGGTGCTAATATAGAGTCAAAATTGGCTGCATATGCCCATATTTGGTTAAATATTTTTGGGGTGCTATTATTCTTCCCGTTTATAAAATTTCTTGGTCTTGCTGCTTCGACATTAACGAGCTTACCAGACGTGCAGCTTGCCCATGTAAGTGTAATATTTAATGTTCTATCTTCGATGATTGCATTGCCGCTTGCTGGATTGTTGGCGCAGTTTATTATGCGGGTACATGGGAGGCAGGCGTAA
- a CDS encoding 30S ribosomal protein S21 — protein MSTTRVRKNESLEDALRRFKRSVSKNGTLSEARKREFYEKPSVRRKKKSEAARKRKF, from the coding sequence ATGTCAACGACTCGCGTTCGTAAAAATGAATCACTTGAGGATGCTCTTCGTCGATTCAAAAGATCCGTTTCTAAAAATGGAACACTTTCTGAAGCTAGGAAGCGTGAATTCTATGAGAAGCCTAGTGTAAGACGTAAGAAAAAATCAGAGGCTGCAAGAAAGCGTAAGTTCTAA
- a CDS encoding GatB/YqeY domain-containing protein, whose translation MSLLERLTDDMKQAMRDKDKEKLSVIRMVKAALQNEAIKLGHDLSDEEELTVLNRELKQRKDSLLEFENAGRSDLADKLKDEIEILIVYMPEQLSEEELEEIVKQTISETGAISKADMGKVMGAIMPKVKGKADGSLVNRLVLKHLS comes from the coding sequence ATGAGTCTTCTTGAGCGTCTTACTGACGATATGAAGCAAGCGATGAGAGATAAAGATAAAGAAAAATTATCTGTTATCCGCATGGTAAAAGCTGCTCTTCAGAACGAAGCAATCAAGCTTGGTCATGACTTATCTGATGAAGAAGAGCTTACTGTTTTAAATCGCGAATTAAAACAGCGTAAAGACTCCCTCCTTGAGTTCGAAAATGCTGGTCGCAGTGACTTAGCTGATAAACTTAAAGATGAAATTGAAATATTGATTGTTTATATGCCTGAACAGCTTTCTGAAGAAGAACTTGAAGAGATTGTAAAACAAACAATTTCGGAAACAGGGGCCATTTCAAAAGCTGACATGGGAAAGGTAATGGGTGCGATTATGCCAAAAGTGAAAGGGAAAGCTGATGGTTCTTTAGTTAATCGACTCGTTCTAAAACATTTGTCTTAA